The proteins below are encoded in one region of Aquisphaera giovannonii:
- a CDS encoding arylsulfatase: MTNPCRRTALWAATIARAAVAWAATSMAVAAEPAKSNRPNIVIIMSDDMGYSDLGCYGGEHATPNLDGLAAKGVRFTQFYNTARCCPTRASLLTGLYPHQAGIGHMMEDRGHDGYRGVLNRNAVTIAEVLKPAGYRTYMVGKWHVAPGLGPKADRATWPLGRGFEKYYGTIAGAGSYYDPAALVRQETLITPENDPEYRPGSYYYTDALSDNAVRFLRQHREESPEKPFFLYVAYTAAHWPMHAPEAAVAKYAGKFDAGYAPLRQARLRRMKEMGLLPADAELSPGAEDWDAVPDKRWEARTKEVYAAMIEIMDAGIGRIVGELKASNRLDDTLILFLQDNGACAENTGRQANKQPAPEDLKPLGRDGLQSKIQPPMQTRDGRWVRTGPGVMAGPADTYIAYGRGWANVSNAPFREYKHWTHEGGISTPLIAHWPAGIRPDRSGAFERQPGHLIDLMATCADLAGASYPLEKDGQPIKPREGVSLRPALNGEPLARAQPLFWEHEGNRAVREGDWKLVAKEGRPWELYNIANDRAELHDLAVAHPDRVKDLAAKWTAYASRADVLPLGAWHAQPANRRAGAAAKKAATPDDR, translated from the coding sequence ATGACGAACCCGTGTCGGAGGACGGCCCTCTGGGCCGCGACGATCGCTCGTGCCGCGGTCGCGTGGGCCGCGACGTCGATGGCCGTCGCGGCGGAGCCCGCGAAGTCGAATCGCCCGAACATCGTCATCATCATGAGCGACGACATGGGCTATTCGGACCTCGGCTGCTACGGCGGCGAGCACGCGACGCCGAACCTCGACGGGCTGGCGGCGAAGGGGGTGCGGTTCACGCAGTTCTACAACACGGCGCGGTGCTGCCCGACGCGGGCCTCGCTGCTGACGGGGCTGTACCCTCACCAGGCCGGGATCGGGCACATGATGGAGGATCGCGGCCACGACGGCTACCGCGGCGTGCTGAACCGCAACGCGGTCACGATCGCCGAGGTGCTCAAGCCGGCCGGGTACCGCACCTACATGGTGGGCAAGTGGCACGTCGCGCCGGGGCTCGGCCCGAAGGCCGATCGCGCGACCTGGCCCCTGGGCCGGGGGTTCGAGAAGTACTACGGCACCATCGCGGGCGCGGGCAGCTACTACGACCCCGCCGCACTCGTCCGGCAGGAGACCCTGATCACGCCCGAGAACGACCCGGAGTACCGCCCCGGGTCGTACTACTACACCGACGCGCTCAGCGACAACGCCGTCCGCTTCCTGCGGCAGCATCGGGAGGAGTCGCCCGAGAAGCCGTTCTTCCTCTACGTCGCCTACACCGCCGCCCACTGGCCGATGCACGCCCCCGAGGCGGCCGTCGCGAAATACGCGGGGAAGTTCGACGCCGGCTACGCCCCGCTGAGACAGGCCCGCCTCCGCCGCATGAAGGAGATGGGCCTGCTGCCGGCCGACGCCGAGCTCTCCCCCGGGGCCGAGGACTGGGACGCCGTCCCAGACAAGAGGTGGGAGGCCCGCACCAAGGAAGTCTACGCGGCGATGATCGAGATCATGGACGCCGGGATCGGCCGGATCGTCGGGGAGCTGAAGGCGTCGAACCGGCTGGACGACACGCTGATCCTTTTCCTCCAGGACAACGGCGCCTGCGCGGAGAACACCGGCCGGCAGGCGAACAAGCAGCCCGCGCCGGAGGACCTGAAGCCGCTGGGCCGCGACGGCCTCCAGTCGAAGATCCAGCCGCCGATGCAGACCCGCGACGGCCGCTGGGTGCGTACCGGCCCGGGCGTGATGGCGGGGCCGGCCGACACCTACATCGCCTACGGCCGGGGCTGGGCGAACGTCAGCAACGCGCCCTTCCGCGAGTACAAGCACTGGACCCACGAGGGGGGCATCTCGACCCCCCTGATCGCGCACTGGCCCGCCGGGATCCGGCCCGACCGCTCCGGGGCGTTCGAGCGCCAGCCCGGCCACCTGATCGACCTCATGGCCACCTGCGCGGACCTCGCCGGCGCGAGCTACCCGCTGGAGAAGGACGGCCAGCCGATCAAGCCGCGCGAGGGGGTGAGCCTCCGCCCGGCCCTCAACGGCGAGCCCCTGGCGCGGGCCCAGCCCCTCTTCTGGGAGCACGAGGGCAACCGCGCCGTCCGCGAGGGGGATTGGAAGCTCGTCGCCAAGGAGGGCCGGCCCTGGGAGCTCTACAACATCGCCAACGACCGCGCGGAGCTCCACGACCTGGCCGTGGCGCACCCCGACCGCGTGAAGGACCTGGCCGCGAAGTGGACCGCGTATGCCTCCCGCGCCGACGTCCTGCCGCTGGGCGCCTGGCACGCCCAACCGGCGAACCGCCGCGCCGGGGCGGCCGCGAAGAAGGCCGCGACCCCGGACGATCGCTGA
- the clpX gene encoding ATP-dependent Clp protease ATP-binding subunit ClpX, with amino-acid sequence MATDDSSKPGQAPVLCDFCGRNTGEAGPMIEGRALLPMGTGRPIAHICAHCTDLAEEVFEQHERKNAKLEKLPTPRELVAHLDDYIIGQDRVKRTLAVAVVNHYKRVLGGEVKDELLKDIEVSKSNVLLIGPTGCGKTALAQTLARRLHVPFAIGDATTLTEAGYVGEDVENLILKLVMAADYDIPAAEKGIIYIDEIDKIGKTSQNVSITRDVSGEGVQQALLKLLEGTVANVPPQGGRKHPEQQYLQVNTKDILFICGGTFVNLEEIIGKRLGRKMIGFGRGDEATQDRELERNELVAQVTPEDLERYGMIPELIGRLPVIATLNQLSEEDLARILNEPKDALTKQYQVLFHYDGARLEFTGDAIREIARRAKARGTGARALRSIMESLMLDIMYELPEREPGQTYTITDDVVKGTRSLFAA; translated from the coding sequence TTGGCGACCGACGACAGCTCGAAGCCGGGGCAGGCCCCGGTTCTCTGCGATTTCTGCGGCCGGAACACGGGCGAGGCCGGGCCGATGATCGAGGGACGCGCGCTGCTGCCCATGGGGACGGGCCGGCCGATCGCCCACATCTGCGCCCACTGCACCGACCTCGCCGAGGAGGTCTTCGAGCAGCACGAGCGGAAGAACGCCAAGCTCGAGAAGCTGCCGACGCCGCGAGAGCTCGTGGCGCACCTGGACGACTACATCATCGGCCAGGACCGCGTCAAGCGCACGCTCGCCGTCGCGGTGGTGAACCACTACAAGCGCGTGCTCGGCGGCGAGGTGAAGGACGAGCTCCTGAAGGACATCGAGGTCTCCAAGAGCAACGTCCTGCTGATCGGCCCCACCGGCTGCGGCAAGACCGCGCTCGCCCAGACGCTGGCCCGCCGCCTGCACGTCCCGTTCGCCATCGGCGACGCGACGACGCTGACCGAGGCCGGGTACGTCGGCGAGGACGTCGAGAACCTGATCCTCAAGCTCGTCATGGCCGCCGACTATGACATCCCGGCCGCCGAGAAGGGCATCATCTACATCGACGAAATCGACAAGATCGGCAAGACGAGCCAGAACGTCAGCATCACCCGGGACGTCTCCGGCGAGGGCGTGCAACAGGCCCTCCTGAAGCTCCTCGAAGGCACGGTGGCGAACGTCCCGCCCCAGGGGGGCCGCAAGCACCCCGAGCAGCAGTACCTCCAGGTCAACACGAAGGACATCCTCTTCATCTGCGGCGGCACGTTCGTCAACCTCGAGGAGATCATCGGCAAGCGGCTGGGCCGCAAGATGATCGGCTTCGGCCGCGGCGACGAGGCGACCCAGGACCGCGAGCTCGAGCGCAACGAGCTGGTCGCCCAGGTCACGCCCGAGGACCTCGAACGGTACGGCATGATCCCCGAGCTGATCGGCCGCCTCCCGGTGATCGCCACGCTGAACCAGCTCTCGGAGGAGGACCTCGCGCGGATCCTCAACGAGCCCAAGGACGCCCTCACGAAGCAGTACCAGGTGCTCTTCCACTACGACGGCGCGCGGCTCGAGTTCACCGGGGACGCCATCCGCGAGATCGCCCGCCGGGCCAAGGCCCGCGGCACCGGCGCCCGCGCCCTCCGCTCGATCATGGAAAGCCTCATGCTCGACATCATGTACGAATTGCCGGAACGCGAGCCCGGGCAGACGTACACGATCACGGACGACGTGGTGAAGGGCACGCGCTCCCTCTTCGCCGCGTGA
- a CDS encoding prenyltransferase/squalene oxidase repeat-containing protein — MSPQSTSRREFLGRGLAASGLAAAAAGLGPSPRASAAAPQQPAGTAAPAAGPLIDRAVAFLRPRQDAKGGWSTQREPGVTALVAAALLRSGQVPPADPTVEKALRYLEGFLTDKGGLSEVPHANYATAISLIAFKYANVNGRYDRTIRSGQEFLKRMQWDESEGKPREDVFYGGAGYGGSNSRPDLSNTAFFIDALHDTGLPPDDPALKKALVFVSRCQNLKSEFNDQPWAGKVNDGGFIYTAAQGGTSVAGKDDSGGLRSYASMTYAGLKSMIYAGLTKDDPRVKAATEFIARHYSLDENPGLGQVGLYYYYHTFAKTMNALDSPAFEGAAADRPQLRLPNQATSTFTDASGRAHDWRAELVAALAKRQQPDGSWVNQADRFMEGDPNLVTAYAILALAYTRAGAKG, encoded by the coding sequence ATGAGCCCGCAATCGACGTCGCGGCGCGAGTTCCTGGGGCGGGGCCTGGCGGCCTCGGGGCTGGCGGCCGCCGCGGCCGGCCTGGGGCCGTCGCCGAGGGCCTCGGCCGCCGCGCCGCAGCAGCCCGCCGGCACCGCCGCGCCGGCGGCCGGCCCGCTGATCGACCGCGCGGTCGCCTTCCTGCGGCCGAGGCAGGACGCCAAGGGGGGCTGGTCCACCCAGCGCGAGCCGGGGGTCACGGCGCTGGTCGCCGCCGCCCTGCTCCGCTCCGGCCAGGTCCCGCCGGCCGACCCGACCGTCGAGAAGGCGCTCAGGTACCTGGAGGGCTTCCTCACCGACAAGGGCGGGCTCTCCGAGGTCCCGCACGCCAACTACGCCACGGCGATCTCCCTCATCGCCTTCAAGTATGCGAACGTAAATGGTCGTTACGACCGGACGATCCGGTCGGGCCAGGAGTTCCTCAAGCGGATGCAGTGGGACGAGTCCGAGGGCAAGCCGCGGGAGGACGTCTTCTACGGCGGCGCCGGCTACGGCGGGTCGAACAGCCGGCCGGACCTGTCGAACACGGCGTTCTTCATCGACGCCCTGCACGACACGGGGCTCCCGCCGGACGACCCCGCCCTGAAGAAGGCGCTGGTGTTCGTCTCGCGTTGCCAGAACCTCAAGAGCGAGTTCAACGACCAGCCCTGGGCCGGCAAGGTGAACGACGGCGGCTTCATCTACACGGCCGCGCAGGGGGGCACGAGCGTCGCCGGCAAGGACGACTCCGGCGGCCTTCGGTCGTACGCGAGCATGACCTACGCCGGGCTCAAGAGCATGATCTACGCGGGGCTCACGAAGGATGACCCGCGGGTGAAGGCGGCGACGGAGTTCATCGCCCGGCACTACTCGCTGGACGAGAACCCGGGCCTGGGCCAGGTGGGGCTGTACTACTACTACCACACCTTCGCCAAGACGATGAACGCCCTCGACTCCCCCGCCTTCGAGGGCGCCGCGGCGGATCGCCCCCAACTCCGGCTGCCGAACCAGGCCACCTCCACCTTCACCGACGCCTCCGGGAGGGCCCACGACTGGCGCGCGGAGCTGGTTGCCGCCCTGGCGAAGCGCCAGCAGCCCGACGGCTCCTGGGTCAACCAGGCCGATCGCTTCATGGAGGGCGACCCGAACCTGGTGACCGCCTACGCGATCCTCGCCCTGGCCTACACCCGCGCGGGGGCGAAGGGCTGA
- a CDS encoding efflux RND transporter periplasmic adaptor subunit, with the protein MATGHEQRVAWQLDGLLAGGAGAGLADGQLLERFATAEGPAAELAFAAIVERHGAMVLRVCEAVAGNRHDAEDAFQATFLVLARKGRSLWVADSIGPWLHQVALRTARGARVATARRRRHEDALATRTEAAGGGADGEDADHRELARILHEEIGRLPDHYRVPVVLCDLEGQTQEQAARHAGLPLGTVKSRLRRGRERLRLRLIGRGISPSAGAALHAIPPGLDRPLPDALIRSTTAAALRAASLRTLAGTSAGLLAQGVISAMSRSNWWKAGAAFFVAATVSGAGLAAGRAASGPAAASAQRPGGGGEARVQPKPPAEVAVLPAVPVHFRVNVSGRGQVAVANPAKVAADVDSPLAVVSLQPEGTRVKKGDVVVELDSSALRDQFNNQEVATRTAEAAHQNARTAREVAEVALEEYTGGIYPQDRAAAFGEIKLAEGRLSSTHARLDRVQQARQKLRGIMARKDHEVTAGDIVAELDLDERVDQVGQDELRGKMGLEVAQDKLNRLEKHTRPATIKALQGEIEKARSNERVKEAAFRLEKEKQARLAAKLRNCKLLAPLDGYVSYATHAAGPWPEKGRIVGPRQHVFTVVDVSGPMEVAARLLEPTIHRVTEGQKVDIHVDALPEKRFAGTVTRVPNGPDETRTAPGKHVYTTMIRIEGTDESLRPGMTAEVDVLVADHPNALVVPHAAVIGRDTPYRLAVKQPDGRVEIREVILGDADESRVEVKVGLKPGEQVVLQPASLLGETEAGQGGR; encoded by the coding sequence GTGGCGACGGGGCATGAGCAAAGGGTCGCGTGGCAGCTCGACGGGCTGCTGGCCGGCGGGGCCGGCGCAGGGCTGGCCGACGGGCAGCTCCTGGAGCGGTTCGCGACCGCGGAGGGGCCGGCGGCCGAGCTCGCGTTCGCGGCGATCGTGGAGCGGCACGGGGCGATGGTCCTGCGGGTGTGTGAGGCCGTGGCGGGCAACCGTCACGACGCCGAGGACGCCTTCCAGGCCACGTTCCTGGTGCTCGCGAGGAAGGGCCGGTCGCTCTGGGTGGCCGACTCGATCGGCCCGTGGCTGCACCAGGTCGCCCTGCGGACGGCCCGCGGCGCCCGCGTGGCAACGGCGAGGCGGAGGCGTCACGAGGACGCCCTCGCGACCCGGACCGAGGCGGCGGGCGGCGGAGCGGATGGCGAGGACGCGGACCATCGCGAGCTGGCCCGCATCCTCCACGAGGAGATCGGCCGACTGCCGGATCACTATCGCGTCCCGGTGGTCCTCTGCGACCTGGAAGGCCAGACGCAGGAGCAGGCCGCGCGTCACGCGGGCCTGCCGCTGGGCACCGTGAAGAGCCGCCTGAGGCGGGGTCGCGAGCGATTGAGGCTCAGGCTGATCGGCCGCGGGATCTCGCCTTCGGCCGGGGCAGCCCTGCATGCGATCCCGCCGGGCCTCGACCGCCCCCTCCCCGACGCGCTGATCCGTTCCACGACCGCGGCCGCCTTGCGGGCGGCCTCGCTGCGAACACTCGCCGGCACCTCCGCCGGCCTCCTCGCACAGGGGGTGATCTCCGCCATGTCACGATCCAACTGGTGGAAGGCCGGGGCTGCCTTCTTCGTCGCTGCGACGGTATCCGGCGCGGGACTCGCCGCGGGCCGGGCGGCCTCGGGTCCCGCGGCCGCGTCGGCCCAGCGGCCGGGCGGCGGGGGCGAGGCCCGCGTCCAGCCGAAGCCGCCGGCCGAGGTGGCCGTTCTCCCGGCGGTGCCTGTCCACTTCCGGGTCAACGTCTCCGGCCGGGGCCAGGTGGCCGTCGCGAATCCGGCGAAGGTCGCCGCCGACGTCGATTCGCCCCTCGCCGTCGTCTCGCTCCAACCCGAGGGCACGCGGGTCAAGAAGGGGGACGTCGTCGTGGAACTCGACTCCTCCGCGCTCCGCGACCAGTTCAACAACCAGGAGGTCGCCACGAGGACCGCCGAGGCCGCCCACCAGAATGCCCGCACCGCCCGCGAGGTCGCCGAGGTGGCCCTCGAGGAATACACGGGCGGCATCTATCCCCAGGACAGGGCGGCGGCATTCGGGGAGATCAAGCTCGCCGAGGGGCGGCTCTCGAGCACCCATGCCCGGCTCGACCGCGTGCAGCAGGCACGCCAGAAGCTGAGAGGGATCATGGCCCGCAAGGATCACGAGGTGACGGCCGGCGACATCGTGGCCGAGCTCGATCTGGACGAGCGTGTTGACCAGGTGGGGCAGGACGAGCTTCGCGGGAAGATGGGGCTGGAAGTAGCCCAGGACAAGCTGAACCGGCTCGAGAAACATACCAGGCCCGCGACGATCAAGGCCCTGCAAGGCGAGATCGAGAAGGCCCGCTCCAACGAGCGGGTGAAGGAGGCGGCCTTCCGGCTCGAGAAGGAGAAGCAGGCCCGGCTCGCGGCGAAGCTCCGGAATTGCAAGCTCCTGGCCCCCCTGGATGGCTACGTCAGCTACGCCACCCATGCCGCCGGACCGTGGCCCGAGAAGGGCCGGATCGTCGGCCCACGCCAGCATGTCTTCACGGTCGTCGACGTCTCAGGGCCCATGGAAGTCGCCGCCCGGCTCCTCGAGCCCACGATCCATCGCGTCACCGAGGGCCAGAAGGTCGACATCCACGTCGATGCCTTACCCGAAAAGCGCTTCGCCGGCACGGTCACGAGGGTGCCGAACGGGCCGGACGAGACGCGGACCGCACCGGGGAAGCACGTCTACACCACGATGATCCGCATCGAGGGCACGGATGAGTCCCTCCGCCCCGGAATGACCGCGGAAGTGGACGTCCTCGTCGCCGACCACCCGAACGCCCTGGTCGTGCCGCACGCGGCGGTGATCGGCCGGGACACCCCTTATCGCCTGGCCGTCAAACAGCCCGACGGTCGGGTTGAGATCCGCGAGGTCATTCTCGGAGACGCCGACGAATCGCGTGTGGAGGTCAAGGTCGGCCTCAAGCCCGGCGAGCAGGTCGTCCTCCAGCCGGCATCGCTCCTCGGCGAGACGGAGGCCGGCCAGGGCGGCCGCTGA
- a CDS encoding sigma-70 family RNA polymerase sigma factor — MATGQARGFLRQLDGLLADGTAAGLTDGQLLERFSTRGGPAAEQAFAAIVERHGPMVLRVCRGVLGRSREQDAEDAFQATFLVLVRRARSLWVADSIGPWLHQVALRTASCARGAAARRRRHEAAGARPAEATVDRGDDGGLDDLGRILHEEIGRLPDRYRIPVVLCDLEGRTHEQAARHAGWPVGTVKSRLSRARERLKGRLSRRGVSPTAALVPAIRLGLDPEVPDALIRATTAAAVRLAATQTLAGTSAGLVAQGVLTAMARSSWWKVGGAILAAAATVSGARLVSGQATTAKPSDPPSARPPAAEEKVVLRPGPDVELATYRAQPGPFRATVRGRGRLEAIDRADVYSGVEGKTTIISLAPEGTRVKKGDPVAELDSATLRDQLVNQRIAIQDAQKAVDLADRVLQTAELALREYQQGILPRDRDQRRREVDLAAAEREAVARRIERARKGLEAMQRATSGKADTPTPADVAARFILEDARDRAEVDLQRAGAAIEAAKGRLAVLEQFEARKTTIALEAEVLKAQAARKAAAEKAALEDSRRAKLESQITHCKLLAPRDGRVVYANDPMRASGSPTAQIEEGATVRERQKLLSIVDAEGPLQVVAKLDEAMIDRVREGQKVQVRIDAFPDRRFAGLVVEVAPLPDPGSFFQSAKVYTTRIRLADTQAPLVPGMTADVEVLVAEREDALAIPAEAVLTYEAKDHLAVKRPDGSIELRTAELGDSTADADPSSIRVEVKAGLRDGEEVVLKPFDLLSDEQRRSVRLGAPTPPARPKSARGKRARPAR; from the coding sequence GTGGCGACGGGACAGGCGCGCGGTTTCCTGAGGCAGCTCGACGGCCTGCTCGCCGACGGCACGGCCGCCGGGCTGACCGACGGCCAGCTCCTGGAGCGGTTCTCCACCCGCGGCGGCCCGGCGGCGGAGCAGGCCTTCGCCGCGATCGTGGAGCGGCACGGGCCGATGGTCCTGCGGGTCTGCCGCGGCGTGCTCGGGAGATCGCGCGAGCAGGACGCGGAGGACGCCTTCCAGGCGACGTTCCTCGTCCTCGTGAGGCGGGCCCGGTCGCTCTGGGTGGCCGACTCGATCGGCCCGTGGCTGCACCAGGTCGCGTTGCGGACGGCCTCGTGCGCCCGCGGGGCCGCGGCGAGGCGGCGGAGGCACGAGGCGGCCGGCGCCCGCCCGGCGGAGGCGACCGTGGACCGCGGCGACGACGGGGGCCTCGACGACCTCGGCCGCATCCTCCACGAGGAGATCGGCCGCCTGCCGGACCGCTACCGCATCCCGGTCGTGCTCTGCGACCTGGAGGGCCGGACGCACGAGCAGGCCGCCCGCCACGCCGGATGGCCCGTCGGCACGGTCAAGAGCCGGCTGAGCCGGGCCCGCGAACGGCTGAAGGGGCGGCTCTCCCGCCGCGGCGTGTCGCCCACGGCCGCCTTGGTCCCGGCGATCCGCCTCGGGCTCGACCCCGAGGTCCCCGACGCCCTCATCCGCGCCACGACCGCCGCCGCGGTGCGGCTCGCCGCGACTCAGACACTCGCCGGCACCTCCGCCGGCCTCGTCGCACAGGGAGTCCTCACGGCCATGGCACGATCCTCCTGGTGGAAGGTCGGTGGCGCGATCCTCGCCGCCGCCGCGACCGTCTCCGGCGCACGCCTCGTCTCCGGGCAGGCGACGACCGCGAAGCCCTCCGATCCGCCGTCGGCCCGGCCCCCGGCCGCCGAGGAGAAGGTCGTCCTGAGGCCGGGGCCCGATGTTGAGCTCGCCACCTACCGGGCGCAGCCGGGTCCGTTCCGCGCGACCGTCCGCGGACGCGGCAGGTTGGAGGCCATCGACCGGGCCGACGTCTACTCCGGGGTGGAAGGGAAGACCACGATCATCTCCCTCGCGCCCGAGGGGACACGCGTGAAGAAGGGAGACCCGGTCGCGGAGCTGGACTCGGCGACCCTCCGCGATCAGCTCGTCAACCAGCGGATCGCGATCCAGGACGCGCAGAAGGCCGTCGATCTCGCCGACCGCGTCCTCCAGACCGCCGAGCTGGCGCTCCGGGAGTACCAGCAGGGGATCCTCCCCCGGGACAGGGACCAGCGCCGCCGCGAGGTCGACCTCGCGGCCGCGGAGCGAGAGGCCGTCGCCAGGCGGATCGAGCGGGCGAGGAAGGGGCTGGAGGCGATGCAACGCGCCACCTCCGGGAAGGCGGACACGCCCACACCCGCGGACGTCGCGGCCCGTTTCATCCTGGAAGACGCCCGCGACCGGGCCGAGGTGGACCTGCAACGCGCCGGGGCCGCGATCGAGGCCGCCAAGGGCCGGCTCGCGGTGCTCGAACAGTTCGAAGCCCGGAAGACCACGATTGCCCTGGAAGCCGAGGTCCTGAAGGCCCAGGCCGCCCGGAAGGCCGCGGCGGAGAAGGCCGCGCTGGAGGACTCCAGGCGGGCCAAGCTCGAGAGCCAGATCACCCACTGCAAGCTGCTCGCCCCCCGGGACGGGCGCGTGGTCTACGCCAACGACCCGATGAGGGCGTCCGGCAGCCCCACCGCCCAGATCGAGGAAGGGGCCACCGTCCGCGAGCGTCAGAAGCTCCTCTCGATCGTCGACGCCGAGGGCCCCCTGCAGGTGGTCGCCAAGCTCGACGAGGCGATGATCGATCGCGTCCGGGAGGGGCAGAAGGTCCAGGTCCGGATCGATGCGTTCCCCGACAGGCGATTCGCGGGCCTGGTCGTCGAGGTGGCCCCGCTGCCCGACCCGGGCTCATTCTTCCAATCGGCGAAGGTGTACACGACGAGGATCCGCCTCGCGGATACCCAGGCCCCGCTCGTCCCCGGGATGACGGCCGACGTGGAGGTCCTCGTCGCCGAGCGGGAAGACGCCCTCGCCATCCCGGCCGAGGCCGTGCTCACCTACGAGGCGAAGGACCACCTCGCGGTGAAGCGGCCCGACGGCAGCATCGAGCTCCGGACGGCCGAGCTGGGAGACTCGACCGCCGATGCCGACCCGTCGAGCATCCGCGTGGAGGTCAAGGCCGGGCTCCGCGACGGCGAGGAGGTCGTCCTGAAGCCCTTCGATTTGCTGAGCGACGAGCAGCGGCGGTCCGTGCGGCTCGGAGCCCCGACGCCTCCCGCGCGACCCAAGTCCGCACGAGGCAAGCGAGCCCGGCCGGCCCGATGA
- a CDS encoding glycoside hydrolase family 5 protein, with product MTYSLGWTRPIRWAGLAAILALPLAARGAGPAKLAAGARFDLRADAAVGTIDGGRVVQGTGTIDRPNWLKGREQAAAYSVNFPISRLGWRELAVRFTPEGTGNVSVTLMGPWEQASPGVLYREEAFWDGLNVDGATLEGGGFEPPSAASAWQSGGGSIIRKAADAPALEGSHLARTWHNATLTANLAVRAGTPVTVLVHARAVTPEGFREMKRIAGHDTPAHRAALKFRRGANLGNGLEVAPSQDWGVKYTAEDIRHIKAEGFDHIRIPIGWHHYTGPAPSYTLRPEIFRKVDFFVNEAAREKLNVLINIHHFDDFTTDPKGQAARFLAIWEQVAAHYAKAPDGLAFELLNEPKDAATTEVINPIFAKAVRAIRKTNPHRTIVYGPGKWNGIEELPALMLPDDDRNLIATVHCYDPFRFTHQGASWTGNGPDSKVVGIVFPGPPRTPLEPDSSLDLSRGFRDWLHAYNTEPAGSNPCGPEVMDLAVTRIKEWSDYYGRPVYLGEFGAYTRADPASRANYYGLFRRRLEAANIGWALWDWHAGFNYWDPKANAPEPGMHDALFGGAKAGR from the coding sequence ATGACGTACTCTCTCGGCTGGACACGGCCGATCCGATGGGCGGGGCTCGCGGCAATCCTCGCCCTGCCCCTGGCGGCGAGGGGAGCGGGACCGGCGAAGTTGGCGGCGGGCGCCCGCTTCGACCTCCGTGCCGACGCGGCGGTCGGGACGATCGACGGCGGCCGGGTCGTGCAGGGCACCGGGACGATCGACCGGCCCAATTGGCTGAAGGGCCGCGAGCAGGCGGCGGCCTACTCGGTGAACTTCCCGATCTCGCGGCTCGGCTGGCGGGAGCTCGCCGTCCGGTTCACGCCCGAGGGCACGGGGAATGTTTCGGTCACGCTGATGGGCCCGTGGGAGCAGGCCTCGCCGGGCGTGCTCTACCGCGAGGAGGCCTTCTGGGACGGACTGAACGTGGACGGGGCCACGCTTGAGGGCGGCGGCTTCGAACCGCCGTCCGCGGCCTCGGCCTGGCAGAGCGGCGGAGGGTCGATCATTCGTAAGGCTGCGGACGCCCCGGCCCTGGAGGGCTCGCATCTCGCCCGGACCTGGCACAATGCCACGCTGACGGCCAATCTCGCGGTCCGGGCCGGTACGCCGGTGACGGTCCTCGTCCACGCCCGGGCCGTCACCCCGGAGGGCTTCCGCGAGATGAAACGGATCGCCGGTCACGACACGCCGGCCCATCGCGCCGCCCTGAAGTTCCGCCGCGGCGCCAACCTCGGCAATGGGCTGGAAGTCGCCCCGAGCCAGGACTGGGGCGTCAAGTACACGGCGGAGGACATCCGCCACATCAAGGCGGAAGGCTTCGACCACATCCGGATCCCGATCGGCTGGCATCACTACACCGGCCCCGCGCCGTCCTACACGCTCCGCCCGGAGATCTTCCGCAAGGTGGACTTCTTCGTGAATGAGGCGGCCCGCGAGAAGCTGAACGTCCTGATCAACATCCACCACTTCGACGACTTCACGACCGACCCGAAGGGCCAGGCGGCGAGGTTCCTGGCCATCTGGGAGCAGGTCGCCGCCCACTACGCGAAGGCGCCCGACGGCCTGGCGTTCGAGCTCCTCAACGAGCCGAAGGACGCGGCGACGACCGAGGTGATCAACCCGATCTTCGCGAAGGCCGTGCGAGCGATCCGGAAGACCAACCCGCACCGGACGATCGTCTACGGGCCCGGCAAGTGGAACGGCATCGAGGAGCTCCCCGCCCTGATGCTCCCGGACGACGACCGCAACCTCATCGCCACGGTCCACTGCTACGACCCCTTCCGGTTCACCCACCAGGGGGCGAGCTGGACGGGGAACGGGCCGGACTCGAAGGTCGTCGGCATCGTCTTCCCCGGCCCGCCGAGGACGCCGCTGGAGCCGGACTCGAGCCTCGATCTCAGCCGGGGCTTCCGCGACTGGCTGCACGCCTACAACACCGAGCCGGCCGGCTCCAACCCGTGCGGCCCGGAGGTCATGGACCTGGCCGTCACGCGGATCAAGGAATGGTCCGATTACTACGGGCGGCCCGTCTACCTCGGCGAGTTCGGCGCCTACACCAGGGCCGACCCGGCCTCGCGGGCGAACTACTACGGCCTATTCCGCCGCCGCCTCGAGGCGGCCAACATCGGCTGGGCCCTCTGGGACTGGCACGCCGGCTTCAACTACTGGGACCCGAAGGCGAACGCCCCCGAGCCCGGCATGCACGATGCGCTCTTCGGAGGGGCGAAGGCGGGTCGCTGA